A window of the Sabethes cyaneus chromosome 1, idSabCyanKW18_F2, whole genome shotgun sequence genome harbors these coding sequences:
- the LOC128732681 gene encoding protein SET-like, producing MASIAKRMKKSDDGLEDESEALEALDSCQNEINALNEKSIEEGSKVAQKYYTLLKPFFQKRNEISKRIPSFWATAIVNHPQISGILEEGDEGCLQFLEKLEAEDIKNGYRIHFYFDANPYFENKILTKELKLETLISTSTAIKWKPDRGLTKMLPKKALANRRKRSLEYRTFLDWFTDNNDPISDDIAESIRNNVWAHPLQYYLMPAVEIEPEAEEDGSEEQFDDEAGEEEEEDELDEEEEEA from the exons ATGGCCTCGATTGCCAAAAGGATGAAAAAATCGGATGA CGGATTAGAGGACGAATCGGAAGCGTTGGAAGCATTAGACAGCTGTCAAAATGAAATCAATGCGCTAAATGAAAAGTCAATCGAGGAAGGTTCCAAAGTCGCGCAAAAGTATTATACGTTGTTAAAGCCGTTCTTTCAAAAGCGGAATGAAATCAGCAAACGCATTCCCAGTTTCTGGGCTACGGCCATAGTAAACCATCCGCAAATATCCGGCATCCTCGAGGAGGGGGACGAGGGATGCCTACAGTTCCTGGAGAAACTGGAGGCTGAAGACATTAAGAATGGTTATCGTATTCATTTTTACTTCGACGCGAATCCTTATTTCGAGAACAAGATCTTGACGAAGGAACTCAAACTGGAAACCCTAATCTCGACCAGTACAGCAATCAAGTGGAAACCGGACCGTGGTCTGACTAAGATGTTGCcgaaaaaggctttggcaaatcGACGAAAACGCAGTCTGGAATACCGAACCTTCTTAGATTGGTTCACGGATAACAATGATCCGATCAGTGACGATATTGCAGAGTCGATTAGAAACAATGTGTGGGCACATCCACTACAGTACTATTTGATGCCGGCCGTCGAGATCGAACCGGAAGCCGAAGAGGATGGCAGCGAGGAACAGTTTGACGATGAAGCCGGCGAAGAGGAAGAGGAAGACGAACTCGACGAGGAGGAAGAGGAAGCCTAA
- the LOC128745454 gene encoding uncharacterized protein K02A2.6-like produces the protein MENCGDFDSDTEEIIRAVQESTAIDIAEVVVATATDKELQKLIECIETDNWNHDDIRPYKPFRLEFSYINKLIMRGSKLVIPASLRARMCELAHEGHPGQSMMKRRLRERCWWPGIDQDAVKTCEKCQGCQLVQSSDPPEPMMRRALPEKPWIDIAIDFLGPMPTGEYLLVVIDYYSRYIEIEIMIRITAQETIKRLKRIFRTWGPPRTITLDNAKQFVSTEFKEYCTTNGIHLNHTSPYWPQANGEVERQNRSLLKRMKIAHAIHGDWKAELDHFLELYNNTPHTITGKAPSELLQGRKLRSKLPQWEDLETVPPGSDFRDQDSAKKMFQKEREDAKRRAKLSNIATGDTVLMKNLLPSNKLSTNFLNEKFTVLDRNGSNVQIQSNGSGKIFERNIAHLKKWRKLSETEIDKQTAESSDTLSDPQSSETTGMPSSSSRPSSLEAAPVRRSLRTIKPSVKFSP, from the coding sequence ATGGAAAATTGTGGAGACTTCGACTCTGATACTGAAGAAATTATTAGAGCTGTACAGGAATCGACAGCAATAGATATTGCAGAGGTGGTCGTAGCCACAGCTACAGATAAGGAACTGCAGAAACTTATAGAATGCATCGAAACCGATAATTGGAATCATGACGACATCCGTCCATATAAGCCGTTTCGACTGGAGTTTTCATATATCAACAAGTTGATTATGCGCGGCTCAAAACTGGTGATTCCAGCCTCATTGCGTGCTAGGATGTGTGAATTGGCTCATGAAGGACATCCCGGGCAATCAATGATGAAAAGAAGACTTCGTGAACGTTGCTGGTGGCCTGGGATTGACCAGGACGCAGTTAAAACTTGTGAAAAATGTCAGGGTTGTCAATTAGTACAATCATCGGATCCTCCAGAACCAATGATGAGGCGGGCGCTTCCTGAAAAGCCGTGGATTGATATTGCGATAGACTTTTTAGGTCCTATGCCAACTGGAGAATATTTGCTAGTGGTAATCGATTACTACAGCCGTTACATCGAAATCGAAATAATGATTCGAATCACTGCTCAAGAAACGATTAAGCGTCTCAAACGGATTTTCCGAACATGGGGTCCGCCAAGGACAATAACACTCGACAATGCAAAGCAGTTTGTGTCGACTGAATTTAAAGAATATTGTACAACAAATGGTATCCACCTTAATCACACTTCACCGTACTGGCCCCAAGCAAACGGTGAAGTTGAAAGACAAAACCGGTCCCTCCTTAAACGGATGAAGATTGCTCATGCCATTCATGGTGATTGGAAAGCAGAACTCGACCATTTCTTGGAGCTGTACAATAACACGCCGCACACAATAACCGGTAAAGCACCAAGTGAATTACTCCAGGGAAGGAAATTACGCTCTAAGCTACCTCAATGGGAGGATCTTGAAACAGTACCACCAGGCTCCGATTTTAGGGACCAAGATTCGGCAAAGAAGATGTTCCAAAAAGAGAGAGAGGATGCTAAGCGGCGCGCTAAACTAAGCAATATCGCCACTGGTGATACTGTCCTTATGAAAAATCTGCTTCCTTCCAATAAGCTATCTACCAATTTCCTAAACGAGAAATTTACGGTATTAGATAGGAACGGTTCGAACGTTCAAATACAATCAAATGGCTCTGGTAAGATATTCGAGAGGAACATTGCACATCTAAAGAAATGGCGTAAATTATCTGAGACTGAGATCGACAAACAAACAGCTGAATCGAGTGATACTCTAAGCGATCCTCAATCTTCGGAAACAACAGGGATGCCGAGTTCTTCGTCACGCCCTTCAAGTCTAGAAGCGGCCCCCGTCAGACGATCACTACGAACCATTAAGCCGTCCGTCAAATTCAGTCCTTAG